In Terriglobales bacterium, a single genomic region encodes these proteins:
- the coaD gene encoding pantetheine-phosphate adenylyltransferase: protein MKKSIAIYPGSFDPLTNGHLDLIERGSKIFDELVVAILRNPEKDPLFTLEERIEILEAEIARWKNVRAEVFDGLLVDYARQHSASAVLRGIRAISDYEYELQMALMNRKLDPKLETVFMMPAEAYSYVSSRLVKEVARLGGSVRGLVPALVEERLERKINGGKSATAKRKSQ from the coding sequence GTGAAGAAGAGCATCGCCATCTATCCCGGCTCCTTCGATCCGCTGACCAACGGTCACCTGGACCTGATCGAGCGCGGCAGCAAGATCTTCGACGAGCTCGTCGTCGCCATCCTGCGCAACCCCGAAAAAGACCCGCTCTTCACCCTGGAAGAACGTATCGAGATCCTGGAAGCCGAGATCGCGCGCTGGAAGAACGTGCGCGCCGAGGTCTTCGACGGCCTGCTGGTGGACTACGCGCGGCAGCACAGCGCCAGCGCGGTGCTGCGCGGCATCCGCGCCATCAGCGACTACGAGTACGAGCTGCAGATGGCCCTGATGAACCGCAAGCTCGACCCCAAGCTCGAAACCGTCTTCATGATGCCGGCCGAGGCCTACAGCTATGTCTCGTCGCGCCTGGTCAAGGAAGTGGCGCGGCTGGGCGGCTCGGTGCGCGGCCTGGTGCCGGCCCTGGTGGAAGAGCGCCTGGAACGCAAGATCAACGGCGGCAAGTCCGCCACAGCCAAGAGGAAATCCCAATGA